Part of the Patescibacteria group bacterium genome, CTAAATATTGTGGTTGCGAATCGCGACCTAACTTTGTAGACCCCGCCGCTTTTGTTTTAGACATGCCTCTATGTTATCTCAAATTAAAAAATTCGTCAAGAAATACGAACCCGAAATCATCTTAACCACGGGAATTGTCCTAACCGCCTTAATTAGTTTTGGATTTGGCCGATTGTCCGTTTCGTCAGTTGAAGACAAGCCAATTGTGATTGAAACGCCATCTTTAACGGCCTCCATCCAACAATCCGTAGTGGCTGAAGGAAAAATTGTAGGAAGCATCAACAGCGACAAATACCATTGGCCCGACTGCCCGCATGCCCAAAGAATATCACCTCAAAACCAAATTCAATTCTCCTCCGAAAAAGAAGCCCAAGCAGCCGGCTACAAACCCTGTGGCAATTTTGAGAAATACACGCCAAAGTAGATTTGGGGAACGATTTTTATTTATTATAAAAATAAAACCGCCTATTACGGCAGTTTTATCCTTGTTTAATTATAGAATACTAATCTCTAATTGCACATTTCAATTGAGACGAATCTCCTTTTTCAACATTATTTTTCCAATGTAGGGGTTGTAGATTAGAAAGAGCATCACTACCGCGATTTGATTCTGGTATAATGTGGTCTATCTCCCAACCATATTTTGCATCTCTGTCGCCATGCTTACTAAACTGCATCCATGCTCCACATGCGTCTTTTCTAAATACTTTTGGATCATTATCGCCTACAATTTTGCCCTTTTCCCAAACATCCAAAATTGTTTCATTTGACCATCGTTCTTTTCTGTACATAATTTTCTAAATTTAATGATTAAATTTCCCCAAAACCTGAAGATGTGCTATCCTTTAATTATTAAGGTGGTTTGTGCGGATATTCGACCGCATATTTTCAAGTGGGGTTCGACTAGGTCCCGTTTTGATTTTGGTATTTATGCTCTCATCTTAGCAAAAACATTTATTTCTGTCAAATTTATATTAAAGCGTCAAACACTTGACAGGTATTAAACGGAGGATTATGATAGAAACATAACCGGTATTTAAAAAATATGCATCCAATTCAACAAAAAATATTAAGTTTTGCCGACAAGTTAAATTTAAAACGAGATGGACTTAGACAAATTGGAAGATTGGTCGGAGAATCTCACCCCTTTAAAATATCTTATCACTTGAAAAAACTTGAAGAAAAAGGTTTTATTAAAATTGATAAAAAAACTGGTAAAATCAAACATATTAAAGATGATACTCCGCAAAAAGGATTGTTTTTAGCGATTCCAGTTTTAGGATATGCAAACTGCGGTGATGCAAATATTTTCGCAGAAGAAAATTTGGAAGGGTATATTAAAGTATCAAAAAATATTATTAAAGATAGCAATGAACTACTTGCTATTAAGGCATCAGGTAATTCAATGAACAAGGCGAATATCAATGGACAAAATATTGAAGACGGAGATTATGTAATTATTAATTCAAAAAAACAACCCCAGCCAAACGACTATGTTTTGGCAATTATTGATAATTGCGCAAACATAAAAAAATTATTACTGGATTCTAAAAATAAAATTATTTCTCTAATGTCTGAATCAACAGAAAATCATCCGCCAATTTTTATTCATGAAACCGACAAATTTTTGATAAACGGCGTTGTTAAATATGTGATCAAAAAGCCCATTATAAGTTGGTCCTAAATTTTCTTTTTTAGCGATTTTTAGATATAATACAATATAAAAATATTATTATGAATGAAAGAAAAACCGAGTTTTTAGCTCGCGAACATTTTTCTAAATTTTTGGATTCTGTTTTCATAGAAGAACAACGCTCAGATAATCCAAAAATTGATAAGTTGTTAAAAACTGCCTCAAAAAAAGGCGACGGGAAAGGTTATCCCGAATTTATCATTAGTTACAAAACTAATCCTGATTTATTAATTGTTGTTGAATGCAAAGCGGATGTAACTAAACACGAAAGCAAAGATTATGACAAATATTCAGAGTTCGCGGTTGATGGCGCCTTACTTTATGCTTCCTATTTATCTAGGGGTTTTGATGTTTTAGCAATCGCAATTAGCGGAGAAACAAAACAATCGTTAAGAGTTTCTCATTTTTTACATTTGAGAGATGAGAAAAAGGCAATTTCAATTTTTGGAAATAAATTTTTGCCTGTTGACGACTATTTAAACGGATATTTAAAAAGTCCAGAAAAATTCAGACAAGATTATAATTCTCTTTTGGACTTCACAAAACGACTTAACGAAAAGTTACACACTTATAAAATTCTTGAAAGTCAAAGAAGTTTATTGATTAGTTCAATTTTAATTGCTTTAGAAAATACGGCTTTTAAAAAGTCTTATGCCTCACATAAAAAACCAGAAAATCTTGCTGCTTCTCTTATCCAAACGGTTTCTGATGAATTGGAGAATGCAAATATCGCAGGCAAAAAATTAGAGAATTTAAATACTCAATTTAGTTTTATCAAAACAGATACTTCTTTATCCAAAAAAGAAAATGTTTTGAAAGAGATTATTGATGAGATTGATGAAAACATAAATGCTTTTATTAAAACGCATAGATACTTTGATGTTTTGGGTCAGCTTTATATTGAATTTTTAAGATACGCAAACAGTGATAAAGGATTGGGGATTGTATTAACGCCTCCACACATTACAGAATTTTTTTCGGATTTGGCACAAGTAAACAAAAATTCAATTGCTTATGATAATTGTGCTGGTACGGGAGGATTCTTGATTAGCGCAATGAAGAAAATGATCGCAGATGCAAAAGGCGATGAAACAAAAATTAAAGAAATAAAATCAAAACAGCTTATCGGAACTGAATATCAATCGCATATTTTTGCTTTGGCGATTTCAAATATGTATATCCACCAAGACGGAAAAACAAATATCATAAATGGCAGTTGTTTTGATGAAGAAGTGATTGAAGAGGTAAGGGCAAAGAAACCAACGGTTGGCTTTTTGAATCCACCTTACAAATCAAACAAAAAAACCGATACAGATGAATTAGAGTTTATTTTGAATAATTTAGAATGCTTAGTTGATGGCGGAACTTGTGTTGCAATTGTGCCAATGCAAAGTGCTTTAGCGACAAGCGGCAAGGTTTTGGAGTTAAAAAAGAAAATTCTTGAAAAACATACGCTACAAGCGGTTTTATCAATGCCAGATGAATTGTTCTTTAATTCAAAAGTAGGTGTTGTTTCTTGTGCCATGGTTTTTACAGCCCATAAACCACACCCAAACCATAAAGAAACATATTTTGGTTATTACAAAGATGACGGATTTGTAAAAAGAAAGACAAAAGGAAGAATTGACGCTTATGGCAAATGGTCAGAGATTAAAAAAAAGTGGCTTTCAAATTTTATCAATAGAAAAAATGAACCTGGATTTAGTGTCAACCAAAT contains:
- a CDS encoding HNH endonuclease, giving the protein MYRKERWSNETILDVWEKGKIVGDNDPKVFRKDACGAWMQFSKHGDRDAKYGWEIDHIIPESNRGSDALSNLQPLHWKNNVEKGDSSQLKCAIRD
- a CDS encoding N-6 DNA methylase → MMNERKTEFLAREHFSKFLDSVFIEEQRSDNPKIDKLLKTASKKGDGKGYPEFIISYKTNPDLLIVVECKADVTKHESKDYDKYSEFAVDGALLYASYLSRGFDVLAIAISGETKQSLRVSHFLHLRDEKKAISIFGNKFLPVDDYLNGYLKSPEKFRQDYNSLLDFTKRLNEKLHTYKILESQRSLLISSILIALENTAFKKSYASHKKPENLAASLIQTVSDELENANIAGKKLENLNTQFSFIKTDTSLSKKENVLKEIIDEIDENINAFIKTHRYFDVLGQLYIEFLRYANSDKGLGIVLTPPHITEFFSDLAQVNKNSIAYDNCAGTGGFLISAMKKMIADAKGDETKIKEIKSKQLIGTEYQSHIFALAISNMYIHQDGKTNIINGSCFDEEVIEEVRAKKPTVGFLNPPYKSNKKTDTDELEFILNNLECLVDGGTCVAIVPMQSALATSGKVLELKKKILEKHTLQAVLSMPDELFFNSKVGVVSCAMVFTAHKPHPNHKETYFGYYKDDGFVKRKTKGRIDAYGKWSEIKKKWLSNFINRKNEPGFSVNQIVTAEIEWSAEAYMETDYSNLSDDDFIQTQLNYVTFLLGNGLSEQVSKLSFSKNKVSLNITNWKNFEMTTLFKIQGSKTTPLLELAEYGKGKYPFVTTQATNNGIEGFYNFYSEEGDVLVADSAVLGYCSYQALPFSASDHVEKLIPKFKMNKYIAMFLTTILNLEQYRYNYGRKCSQTRMEEISIKLPSKNGNPDFEYMENYIKSLSYSSSL